One Molothrus aeneus isolate 106 chromosome 6, BPBGC_Maene_1.0, whole genome shotgun sequence genomic window carries:
- the CCDC32 gene encoding coiled-coil domain-containing protein 32 isoform X1 has translation MGIPWNDPRMRMIESVDSVVTRSSEDLWAEICSCLPHPEHKDAGDAFTDSFMDSYAEGSGSGGASQPALKPWAPLNDSEVYLASLERRLMRIKGLSQEVTSKDMLRTLSQAKKECWDRFLQEKFEAECYVEGHDADESTLEHLKRWLQPDKVAISSEEVQCLIPPEPQPEKPEGEEEPPAAEQ, from the exons ATGGGAATTCCCTGGAAT GATCCCAGGATGAGGATGATCGAGAGCGTGGACTCCGTGGTGACCCGGTCCAGCGAGGACCTCTGGGCTGAGATCTGCTCCTGTCTGCCACATCCCGAGCACAAGGACGCCGGCGATGCTTTCACAGACTCCTTCATGGATTCCTACGCCGAGGGCAGCGGATCGGGTGGAGCTTCCCAACCTGCCCTGaagccctgggcacccctgaaCGACTCAGAGGTGTATTTAGCATCCCTGG AGAGAAGACTGATGAGGATCAAGGGCCTGTCCCAGGAGGTGACCTCCAAGGACATGCTGCGCACGCTGTCCCAGGCCAAGAAGGAATGTTGGGACAGGTTCCTGCAGGAGAAGTTTGAGGCAGAATGTTATGTTGAGGGCCACGATGCTGATGAGAG cacgCTGGAGCACCTGAAGCgctggctgcagcctgacaAGGTGGCCATCAGCTCCGAGGAGGTGCAGTGCCTCATCCCGCCCGAGCCGCAGCCGGAGAAGCCGGAGGGCGAGGAGGAGCCTCCGGCTGCCGAGCAGTGa
- the CCDC32 gene encoding coiled-coil domain-containing protein 32 isoform X2, translating into MRMIESVDSVVTRSSEDLWAEICSCLPHPEHKDAGDAFTDSFMDSYAEGSGSGGASQPALKPWAPLNDSEVYLASLERRLMRIKGLSQEVTSKDMLRTLSQAKKECWDRFLQEKFEAECYVEGHDADESTLEHLKRWLQPDKVAISSEEVQCLIPPEPQPEKPEGEEEPPAAEQ; encoded by the exons ATGAGGATGATCGAGAGCGTGGACTCCGTGGTGACCCGGTCCAGCGAGGACCTCTGGGCTGAGATCTGCTCCTGTCTGCCACATCCCGAGCACAAGGACGCCGGCGATGCTTTCACAGACTCCTTCATGGATTCCTACGCCGAGGGCAGCGGATCGGGTGGAGCTTCCCAACCTGCCCTGaagccctgggcacccctgaaCGACTCAGAGGTGTATTTAGCATCCCTGG AGAGAAGACTGATGAGGATCAAGGGCCTGTCCCAGGAGGTGACCTCCAAGGACATGCTGCGCACGCTGTCCCAGGCCAAGAAGGAATGTTGGGACAGGTTCCTGCAGGAGAAGTTTGAGGCAGAATGTTATGTTGAGGGCCACGATGCTGATGAGAG cacgCTGGAGCACCTGAAGCgctggctgcagcctgacaAGGTGGCCATCAGCTCCGAGGAGGTGCAGTGCCTCATCCCGCCCGAGCCGCAGCCGGAGAAGCCGGAGGGCGAGGAGGAGCCTCCGGCTGCCGAGCAGTGa
- the LOC136557445 gene encoding protein-L-isoaspartate(D-aspartate) O-methyltransferase-like has translation MSQLPCGAVLALMGLLFARTMAWTSSGKTHAELVNNLYKKGIVKSQRVFDVLLATDRGHYIKYFPYMDSPQSIGYKATISAPHMHAHALELLKDQLVEGAKALDVGSGSGYLTACFARMTGPTGKAVGVEHIKELVHESIRNVQEDDPTLLSSGRVKLVVGDGRQGYPEEAPYDAIHVGAAAATVPKELLKELKPGGRLIVPVGPEGANQVLMQYDKTSEGHIVETQLMGVIYVPLTDKEKQWPRDDL, from the exons ATGAGCCAGCTGCCGTGCGGCGCCGTGCTGGCACTCATGGGGCTGCTCTTCGCCAGGACCATGGCCTGGACGTCCAGCGGGAAAACGCACGCGGAGCTGGTCAACAACCTGTACA aAAAAGGGATCGTTAAGTCTCAGCGAGTCTTTGATGTGCTGTTGGCTACGGACAGAGGTCACTACATCAAGTATTTCCCATACATGGATTCTCCTCAATCCATTG GCTACAAGGCTACGATCAGCGCTCCACACATG cacGCCCACGCGCTGGAGCTGCTCAAGGATCAGCTGGTGGAAGGTGCCAAGGCACTGGATGTGGGATCTGGGAGTGGATACCTCACCGCGTGCTTTGCCAGGATG ACTGGCCCGACGGGAAAAGCTGTGGGTGTGGAGCACATCAAGGAGCTGGTGCACGAATCCATCCGGAACGTCCAAGAGGATGATCCGACGCTGCTCAGCTCCGGCCGCGTGAAGCTCGTGG TTGGAGATGGCAGACAGGGGTACCCCGAGGAAGCTCCTTACGACGCCATCCACGTGGGAGCGGCCGCAGCCACCGTCCCCAAGGAG ctgctgaaggagctgaagCCGGGCGGGCGGCTGATCGTGCCCGTGGGGCCCGAGGGGGCGAACCAGGTGCTAATGCAGTACGACAAGACCAGCGAGGGGCACATCGTGGAGACCCAGCTCATGGGCGTCATCTACGTCCCTCTCACAGACAAGGAGAAGCAGTGGCCTCG GGATGACCTCTGA
- the RPUSD2 gene encoding pseudouridylate synthase RPUSD2, whose translation MRHGVRRAVWPAWVRAARIGVQPPPPRGDMAERGPGTGRARDEEPGPAGKEEAAAPAPKKRRLAGGERYVPPPRKLNPGVSFGAEHFAETSYYFEGGLRKVRPYYFDFRTYCKGRWVGRSLLHVFGTEFRAQPLSYYRAAARAGRLRLNEEPVRDLDIVLKNNDFLRNTVHRHEPPVTAQPIRILAEDEEVVVVDKPSSLPVHPCGRFRHNTVIFILGKEHGLRELHTLHRLDRMTSGVLMFAKTAAVSKRIDEQVRQRQLEKEYVCRVVGEFPEHEVVCEEPILVVSYKVGVCRVDAKGKPCQTLFQRLSYNGSSSVVRCLPRTGRTHQIRVHLQFLGHPILNDPIYNMEAWGPHRGKGGRIGKTDEELLKALVEEHRSKQSLEVLGIGEDDLNSAGESKDCGNSGDCTKSDPVNGSSCPAEDEKDPERNDIAACPLNSDTNLETLDKDKELSLCGNQDGQAGEKGWEEKDPLCVECRTSRRDPSPKELVMFLHALRYKGADFEYCSSMPEWAMEDWQE comes from the exons ATGCGTCACGGCGTGCGGCGCGCGGTGTGGCCGGCGTGGGTGCGCGCGGCGAGGATCGGGGtccagccgccgccgccccgcggcGACATGGCCGAGCGGGGACCCGGCACCGGCCGAGCCCGGGATGAGGAGCCGGGCCCCGCCGGCaaggaggaggcggcggcgccggcCCCCAAGAAGCGGCGGCTGGCGGGCGGCGAGCGGTACGTGCCGCCGCCGCGGAAGCTGAACCCCGGCGTGAGCTTCGGCGCCGAGCACTTCGCCGAGACCTCGTACTACTTCGAGGGCGGCCTGCGCAAGGTGCGCCCCTACTACTTCGACTTCCGCACCTACTGCAAGGGGCGCTGGGTGGGCCGCAGCCTCCTGCACGTCTTCGGCACCGAGTTCCGAGCGCAGCCCCTCTCCTATTACCGTGCCGCCGCCCGCGCCGGCCGCCTGCGCCTCAACGAGGAGCCCGTGCGTGACCTGGACATCGTGCTCAAG AACAACGACTTCCTCAGGAACACGGTTCACCGGCACGAGCCGCCGGTCACCGCCCAGCCCATCCGCATCCTGGCGGAGGAcgaggaggtggtggtggtggacaAGCCCTCGTCGCTGCCCGTGCACCCCTGCGGCAGGTTCCGGCACAACACGGTCATCTTCATCCTGGGCAAGGAGCACGGCCTGCGGGAGCTGCACACCCTGCACCGCCTGGACCGCATGACCTCGGGCGTGCTCATGTTCGCCAAGACCGCCGCCGTGTCCAAGCGCATCGACGAGCAGGTCCGGCAGAGGCAG ctggagaaggagtaCGTCTGCCGGGTGGTGGGGGAGTTCCCGGAGCACGAGGTGGTCTGTGAGGAGCCCATCCTGGTGGTTTCCTACAAGGTGGGCGTGTGCCGCGTGGATGCCAAGGGGAAGCCGTGCCAGACGCTCTTCCAGCGGCTCAGCTacaatggcagcagcagcgtgGTGAGGTGCCTGCCGCGCACGGGCCGCACGCACCAGATTCGTGTGCACCTGCAGTTCCTGGGACACCCCATCCTCAACGACCCCATCTACAACATGGAGGCCTGGGGACCGCACCGGGGCAAGGGCGGGAGGATCGGCAAGACGGacgaggagctgctgaaggcgCTGGTGGAGGAGCATCGCTCCAAACAGAGCCTGGAGGTCTTGGGTATTGGGGAGGACGACTTGAACTCTGCTGGTGAAAGTAAAGACTGTGGGAATTCAGGTGACTGCACAAAGTCTGATCCTGTAAATGGGagttcctgccctgctgaggatGAGAAGGATCCAGAGAGGAATGACATAGCAGCTTGTCCACTGAACTCTGATACCAACCTGGAAACGCTTGATAAAGACAAAGAGCTCAGTTTGTGTGGGAATCAGGATGGGCAGGCGGGGGAGAAGGGTTGGGAAGAGAAGGACCCTTTGTGTGTGGAGTGCAGGACGAGCAGGCGGGACCCCTCTCCCAAGGAGCTGGTGATGTTCCTGCACGCCCTGCGCTACAAGGGCGCCGACTTTGAGTACTGCTCCAGCATGCCCGAGTGGGCCATGGAGGACTGGCAGGAGTGA
- the LOC136557707 gene encoding prolactin-releasing peptide receptor-like, with the protein MAQLPNDSWHNDSVLIFTGLDLLLELKPLFIPLYTTLVVVACIGNLFLILLIALTKKLHCTTNFLIGNLAVADFIMCLACVPLTVSYAFEERGWLFGMFMCHFVTLLQAATVFVSVLSLTAIAIDRYVVVAYPIRRRIGRRACASLVACIWLLSIAASVPTSLHTHYLDLNAIGHDMIICEEFWKHEERERLLYSCLMLLLSYMLPLLAVSISFCAITYHLRKRNVPGAAYHCRDKWTRTKHKTFRVLTISVVCFAVCWLPLQVVNFIRDIDEEFTILDKRYVNVIQVSCHLIAMSSACYNPFIYASLHDKFWSHLSSYFYRKKQSSRSTSCKASRFNTCSTLADAPAGASDKIALQSRLP; encoded by the coding sequence ATGGCTCAGCTGCCCAATGACTCCTGGCACAACGACTCAGTCCTGATCTTCACGGGCCTGgacctgctcctggagctgaagcCACTCTTCATCCCGCTCTACACCACGCTGGTGGTGGTGGCGTGCATCGGGaacctcttcctcatcctcctcatcgcCCTCACCAAGAAGCTGCACTGCACCACCAACTTCCTGATCGGGAACCTGGCCGTGGCCGACTTCATCATGTGCCTGGCCTGCGTCCCCCTCACCGTGTCCTACGCCTTCGAGGAGCGGGGCTGGCTCTTCGGCATGTTCATGTGCCACTTTGTCACCCTGCTGCAGGCCGCCACCGTCTTCGTGTCAGTGCTGTCCCTCACGGCCATCGCCATCGACCGCTACGTGGTGGTGGCGTACCCCATCCGCAGGCGGATCGGCCGCAGGGCCTGCGCCAGCCTCGTGGCCTGCATTTGGCTGCTCTCCATCGCGGCCTCCGTGCCCACCTCGCTGCACACCCACTACCTGGACCTCAATGCCATCGGCCACGACATGATCATCTGCGAGGAGTTCTGGAAGCACGAGGAGAGGGAGCGGCTGCTGTACTCGTgcctgatgctgctgctctcctaCATGCTCCCGCTGCTGGCCGTGTCCATCTCCTTCTGTGCCATCACCTACCACCTGCGCAAGAGGAACGTGCCAGGCGCCGCCTATCACTGCCGGGACAAGTGGACCAGGACCAAGCACAAGACCTTCCGGGTGCTCACCATCTCCGTGGTCTGCTTTGCTGTCTgctggctgcccctgcaggtGGTCAACTTCATCCGGGACATCGACGAGGAGTTCACCATTCTGGACAAGAGGTACGTCAACGTCATCCAGGTCTCGTGCCACCTGATCGCCATGAGCTCCGCCTGCTACAACCCCTTCATCTACGCCTCCCTCCACGACAAGTTCTGGTCCCACCTCAGCAGCTACTTCTACCGCAagaagcagagctccaggagcacgTCCTGCAAGGCTTCCCGCTTCAACACCTGCTCCACCCTGGCTGATGCTCCAGCCGGGGCCTCGGACAAGATAGCTTTGCAGTCCAGGTTACCTTAG